In Candidatus Methylomirabilis tolerans, a single window of DNA contains:
- a CDS encoding insulinase family protein — MTELSYNRQVLPNGMVVLSEQMPAVKSASIGVWVRVGSRDEALEGAGISHFIEHMLFKGTERRSAQEIARAIDAVGGTLDAFTSRENTCFFAKVLGEHLPLAIDLLADTFLHSSLHPKDIERERQVVLQEIKMVEDTPDDLVHDLFAEAIWSDHPVARPILGRKETVCLFTQDDVRRHMDRFYRPDRTVVAAAGDLEHEQLVDLVARTFNGFEGRTVYVDSPPPSSRAAVRMEERDTAQLHLCLGMDGLPYAHQDRYALYLLNAMLGGSMSSRLFQEIREKRGLAYSIYSYQASYRDCGLLVIYAGTDPESSGQVVDLIRAECGRLRNQSIDPGDLQQAKDQLKGSLFLGLEGTSSRMTRLAKMEIYFDRTYSLDEIIAGIDSVSIDQFESLTKRILRDDAFAITSIGPAPQVALLS; from the coding sequence ATGACAGAGCTGTCCTACAATCGTCAGGTATTACCGAATGGGATGGTTGTGCTCAGCGAGCAGATGCCTGCTGTGAAATCAGCCTCGATCGGTGTCTGGGTGAGGGTCGGATCTCGGGATGAGGCGCTGGAGGGAGCCGGCATTTCGCACTTCATCGAACATATGCTCTTCAAGGGGACCGAGCGGCGGAGCGCGCAGGAGATTGCCAGGGCGATTGACGCTGTTGGCGGCACACTTGATGCCTTCACGAGCCGTGAGAATACCTGCTTTTTCGCCAAGGTTCTGGGCGAGCACCTTCCCTTGGCCATTGACCTCCTAGCCGATACCTTCCTCCATTCCAGCCTTCATCCCAAAGATATTGAGCGGGAGAGGCAGGTCGTGCTTCAGGAGATCAAGATGGTGGAGGATACCCCAGATGACCTGGTTCACGATCTCTTTGCCGAGGCGATCTGGAGTGATCATCCGGTGGCCAGGCCGATCCTGGGACGGAAGGAGACAGTGTGTCTTTTTACGCAAGACGACGTTCGTCGCCACATGGACCGCTTCTACCGTCCTGATCGGACCGTAGTGGCGGCGGCGGGCGATCTGGAGCATGAGCAGCTGGTGGATTTGGTGGCGCGGACATTTAATGGTTTTGAAGGTCGAACCGTCTATGTCGACTCCCCACCACCCTCTTCCAGGGCGGCGGTCAGGATGGAGGAGCGTGACACGGCCCAGCTCCACCTGTGCCTCGGCATGGATGGCCTCCCCTATGCGCACCAGGATCGCTACGCCCTCTACCTGTTGAACGCGATGCTGGGTGGCAGTATGAGCTCTCGACTCTTTCAGGAGATCCGTGAAAAACGAGGCTTGGCGTACTCGATCTACTCCTACCAGGCCTCATACCGTGATTGTGGTCTGCTGGTCATCTATGCCGGAACCGATCCTGAGTCCTCAGGCCAGGTCGTGGATCTGATTCGGGCTGAGTGCGGTCGTCTGCGAAATCAATCAATCGACCCTGGTGATCTCCAACAGGCGAAGGATCAGCTTAAGGGCAGTCTATTCCTCGGTCTCGAGGGGACCAGCAGTCGCATGACTCGTCTTGCCAAGATGGAGATCTACTTCGATCGTACCTATAGCCTGGATGAAATCATTGCCGGGATCGATTCGGTTTCCATCGATCAGTTCGAATCGCTAACGAAAAGGATTTTACGCGACGACGCGTTTGCCATTACCTCTATCGGCCCTGCTCCACAAGTGGCCCTACTCTCCTGA